In the genome of Rhodoferax fermentans, one region contains:
- a CDS encoding YoaK family protein, which yields MPIDYARSLTAEDRSLRSDRHLGFTLAFVAGAANAGAYLAVKLYTSHMTGLVSSLADHIALGELTLALSAFGAVLSFLLGATTCALMVNYAKRRRLHSRYALPLLLEALLLLVFGLLGARLAGMQALFVPVTVMLLCFIMGLQNAVITKISGAVVRTTHLTGVITDLGIEIGRLLYWNRSSRPQDEHVVADRARLAMLVMMCMYFLLGGIVGALGFKHLGYLATLPLAALLVALCLVPIVDDLKNTLQPA from the coding sequence ATGCCCATTGATTACGCGCGCAGCCTGACCGCCGAAGATCGCTCCCTGCGCAGTGATCGCCACCTCGGGTTCACACTCGCCTTTGTGGCGGGTGCTGCCAACGCGGGGGCTTACCTGGCGGTCAAGCTCTACACCTCACACATGACCGGTCTGGTGTCATCCCTGGCGGACCACATCGCGCTGGGTGAACTCACCCTGGCGCTCAGTGCCTTCGGTGCCGTGTTGTCCTTTCTGCTCGGCGCCACCACCTGCGCACTGATGGTCAACTACGCCAAACGACGTCGGCTGCACAGCCGATACGCGCTGCCGCTATTGCTGGAGGCCTTGTTGTTGCTGGTGTTTGGCCTGCTGGGCGCCAGACTGGCGGGGATGCAAGCTTTGTTTGTCCCGGTGACGGTGATGCTGCTGTGTTTCATCATGGGGCTGCAGAACGCCGTCATCACCAAGATCTCGGGCGCGGTGGTACGGACCACCCACCTCACCGGTGTGATCACCGACCTGGGCATTGAAATAGGTCGCCTGCTCTACTGGAACCGAAGCAGCCGTCCGCAGGACGAACACGTGGTGGCCGACCGCGCCAGGTTGGCCATGCTGGTCATGATGTGTATGTACTTTCTGCTGGGCGGCATTGTGGGTGCGCTCGGCTTCAAACACCTGGGTTACCTCGCCACGCTGCCGCTTGCCGCCTTGCTGGTCGCCCTGTGTCTTGTGCCCATCGTCGACGATCTCAAAAACACCCTCCAACCCGCATGA
- a CDS encoding VOC family protein — protein MLAHSLSPCITTTKVEESRDFYVRHFGAKVTFDCGWYVSLGFGQGASLQFMAPQPEQPVCNPAGLTYNFSVSDVDAEFQSLAASGLVAVLPLEDHPWGDRGFAVQDPNGILLYIYAEREPSPEFKQYFKP, from the coding sequence ATGCTTGCCCATTCGCTGTCCCCTTGCATCACCACAACAAAGGTCGAAGAGTCGCGTGACTTCTACGTCAGGCACTTTGGCGCAAAGGTCACTTTCGACTGCGGCTGGTACGTCAGCCTCGGCTTCGGACAGGGGGCATCGCTTCAGTTCATGGCACCTCAACCCGAGCAGCCGGTCTGTAACCCAGCTGGCTTGACCTACAACTTCAGCGTGTCCGATGTTGACGCCGAGTTTCAGTCATTGGCGGCGTCTGGTCTGGTGGCCGTTTTGCCACTCGAAGACCATCCTTGGGGAGATCGCGGTTTTGCTGTTCAAGACCCCAACGGCATCCTTCTCTACATCTACGCCGAGCGCGAACCCAGCCCTGAATTCAAACAGTATTTCAAGCCCTGA
- a CDS encoding DUF1801 domain-containing protein, whose amino-acid sequence MPANRISKLLEDIRAIDPERFELVQALRNIVLGLDSSISEEVKYGGILFAADQPFCGIFVYTKHVSLEFSAGASLPDTFKVLEGEGKLRRHIKLTSAQDIAQKHVSDYLLLALKASPKP is encoded by the coding sequence ATGCCCGCCAATCGCATCTCCAAATTACTCGAAGACATCCGCGCAATCGATCCTGAGCGTTTCGAGCTGGTACAAGCATTGAGGAACATCGTTCTGGGTCTGGATTCATCCATCTCCGAGGAGGTGAAGTACGGTGGTATCTTGTTCGCCGCTGACCAGCCTTTTTGCGGCATCTTCGTGTACACCAAACACGTTTCGCTGGAGTTCAGTGCGGGCGCGTCGCTCCCAGACACCTTCAAAGTACTGGAGGGTGAAGGCAAGTTACGCCGCCACATCAAGCTGACGTCTGCACAGGACATCGCGCAAAAGCATGTCAGTGACTATCTTCTTTTGGCGCTGAAAGCATCTCCCAAACCCTGA
- the ileS gene encoding isoleucine--tRNA ligase, protein MTTPTDYRSTLNLPDTPFPMRGDLPKREPVWVKSWEDQGLYQKLRTARQGAPLFVLHDGPPYANGQIHMGHAVNKILKDMIVKARQLKGLDAVYIPGWDCHGLPIENAIEKKFGRKLARDDMQAKSRAYATEQIALQMADFKRLGVLGDWEHPYRTMDFKNEADEIRAFKRVIERGFVYRGLKPVYWCFDCGSSLAEFEIEYADKKSQTLDVGFVCAEPAKLAAAFGLNAINKDAFAVIWTTTAWTIPANQALNLNPELTYALVDTERGLLVLAESLVEKCMTRFGLTGNVVATTLGKNLGGLNFKHPFAHVDAGYDRLSPIYLADYATADDGTGIVHSAPAYGLEDFNSCVSHGMKYDDILNPVQGNGVYAPELPLFGNQQIWKACPVIIDALRDAGRLFATENIVHSYPHCWRHKTPVIYRAAAQWFIRMDEGEGIFTKDKAPQTLRQTALAAIENTAFYPENGKVRLRDMIAGRPDWCISRQRSWGVPLPFFLHKDSGELHPKTMDILDIAANMVEEGGIEAWSKASTEDILATVDAQADAPFYTKSSDILEVWFDSGTTHTTVLKGSHPGCGHDSGPEADLYLEGHDQHRGWFHSSLLTACAMYDRAPYLGILTHGFTVDSKGHKMSKSAGNGVDPQETSKKLGAEIIRLWVAASDYSGDIAGDDKILARVVDTYRRVRNTLKFLLANTQDFDPAKDSVPADQLLEIDRYALSRAAQLQADILAHFEVYEFHPVVAKLQIYCSEDLGAFYLDVLKDRLYTTGANSLARRSAQTALWQITQSMLRWMAPFLSFTAEEAWAVLGAEGKTPAATRDSIFMDTYSTQPEPNAELLAKWNRIREIRDLVNKDIEVLRANGQVGSSLQAVVELTVGPDDLALLQSLGADLKFVFITSAIELVAGEALSIRASASNGVKCERCWHYSDELGTDPAHPTLCPRCTSNLFGSGETRSFA, encoded by the coding sequence ATGACCACACCTACCGACTACCGCAGCACCCTGAACCTGCCCGACACCCCGTTTCCGATGCGTGGCGACCTGCCCAAGCGTGAACCGGTGTGGGTCAAATCCTGGGAAGACCAAGGCCTGTACCAGAAGCTGCGCACCGCGCGCCAAGGCGCCCCGCTGTTTGTGCTGCACGACGGCCCGCCCTACGCCAACGGCCAGATCCACATGGGCCACGCGGTCAACAAGATTCTGAAAGACATGATCGTCAAGGCGCGCCAGCTCAAGGGGCTGGACGCGGTCTACATCCCGGGCTGGGACTGCCACGGCCTGCCGATTGAAAACGCGATTGAAAAAAAGTTTGGCCGCAAATTGGCACGTGACGACATGCAGGCCAAGAGCCGCGCCTACGCCACCGAACAGATCGCCTTACAAATGGCCGACTTCAAGCGCCTGGGTGTGCTGGGCGACTGGGAGCACCCCTACCGCACCATGGACTTCAAGAACGAGGCCGATGAAATCCGCGCGTTCAAACGTGTGATCGAGCGCGGTTTTGTCTACCGTGGCTTGAAACCGGTGTATTGGTGTTTTGACTGCGGCTCGTCCTTGGCCGAGTTCGAGATCGAATACGCCGACAAGAAGTCACAAACACTGGACGTTGGCTTTGTGTGTGCCGAGCCCGCCAAACTCGCCGCAGCCTTTGGCCTGAACGCGATCAACAAAGACGCCTTTGCCGTCATCTGGACCACCACCGCCTGGACCATCCCGGCCAACCAGGCGCTGAACCTGAACCCGGAGCTGACCTACGCGCTGGTCGATACCGAGCGTGGCCTCTTGGTGCTGGCCGAGAGTCTGGTTGAGAAATGTATGACGCGTTTTGGTCTGACCGGCAACGTGGTCGCCACCACCCTGGGTAAAAACCTCGGTGGTTTGAACTTCAAACACCCGTTCGCCCATGTGGACGCGGGTTACGACCGCCTGAGCCCGATCTACCTGGCCGACTACGCCACCGCCGACGACGGCACCGGCATCGTGCACTCTGCCCCAGCCTACGGTTTGGAGGATTTCAACAGCTGTGTCTCACACGGCATGAAGTACGACGACATCCTGAACCCGGTGCAGGGCAATGGCGTCTACGCGCCCGAGCTGCCGCTGTTTGGCAACCAGCAGATCTGGAAGGCTTGCCCGGTGATCATCGACGCACTGCGTGACGCCGGACGCCTGTTTGCCACCGAGAACATCGTGCACAGTTACCCACATTGCTGGCGCCACAAGACGCCGGTGATCTACCGCGCCGCCGCCCAGTGGTTCATCCGTATGGACGAGGGTGAGGGCATCTTTACCAAGGACAAAGCGCCTCAGACCCTCAGGCAGACTGCCTTGGCCGCTATTGAAAACACAGCGTTTTACCCAGAGAACGGCAAGGTGCGGCTGCGCGACATGATCGCCGGGCGGCCCGACTGGTGTATCTCTAGACAACGCAGCTGGGGGGTGCCGCTGCCGTTTTTCCTGCACAAGGACAGCGGCGAGTTGCATCCCAAAACCATGGACATCCTCGACATCGCCGCCAACATGGTGGAAGAAGGTGGCATCGAAGCCTGGAGCAAGGCCAGCACCGAAGACATTCTGGCCACGGTGGACGCACAAGCCGATGCGCCGTTCTACACCAAGAGCAGCGACATTCTGGAAGTCTGGTTTGACTCCGGCACCACCCACACCACGGTGCTCAAAGGCTCCCACCCCGGTTGCGGGCATGACAGCGGCCCAGAAGCCGACCTGTATCTGGAAGGCCACGACCAGCACCGCGGCTGGTTCCACTCCAGCCTGTTGACCGCTTGTGCGATGTACGACCGTGCGCCCTACTTGGGCATCCTGACGCACGGCTTCACCGTGGACAGCAAGGGCCACAAGATGAGCAAAAGCGCCGGCAACGGCGTTGACCCGCAGGAAACCAGCAAGAAGCTCGGCGCCGAGATCATCCGCCTGTGGGTGGCTGCCAGCGACTACTCGGGCGACATCGCCGGTGACGACAAGATCCTGGCGCGGGTGGTGGACACCTACCGCCGGGTGCGCAACACGCTCAAGTTCCTGCTGGCCAACACCCAGGACTTTGACCCGGCCAAGGACAGCGTGCCCGCAGACCAGCTGCTGGAAATTGACCGCTACGCGTTAAGCCGTGCCGCGCAGTTGCAAGCCGACATCCTGGCGCATTTTGAGGTCTATGAATTCCACCCAGTGGTGGCCAAGCTGCAGATTTATTGCTCGGAAGACCTGGGCGCGTTCTATTTGGACGTGCTCAAGGACCGGCTCTACACCACCGGCGCCAACTCGCTGGCCCGGCGCAGCGCGCAAACCGCGCTGTGGCAAATCACGCAGTCCATGCTGCGCTGGATGGCACCTTTCTTGAGCTTCACCGCGGAAGAAGCCTGGGCTGTGTTGGGTGCCGAAGGCAAAACCCCGGCGGCCACGCGCGACTCGATCTTCATGGACACCTACAGCACCCAGCCTGAGCCCAATGCCGAGCTGCTGGCCAAGTGGAACCGCATCCGCGAGATCCGCGACTTGGTCAACAAAGACATCGAGGTTTTGCGCGCCAACGGCCAGGTCGGCTCGTCCTTGCAAGCCGTGGTGGAACTCACCGTCGGCCCAGATGATCTGGCCTTGCTGCAAAGCCTGGGCGCGGATCTGAAGTTTGTGTTCATCACCTCCGCTATTGAACTGGTAGCTGGTGAGGCTTTATCCATCAGGGCTAGTGCCTCAAATGGCGTGAAGTGTGAGCGTTGCTGGCATTACAGCGACGAGCTGGGCACCGACCCCGCTCACCCGACCCTGTGCCCGCGTTGCACCAGCAACCTGTTTGGCAGCGGTGAAACCCGGAGCTTTGCCTGA
- the lspA gene encoding signal peptidase II, protein MASKGRGAGRSNMSFKSGSGSWLPWLAWSLVVILVDQFTKVLVLGYYQLGDSHPVTSFFNLVRVHNHGAAFSFLASSGGWQRWLFTGIGIGAAVLIIWLLKSHPGQKLFAFALASILGGALGNVIDRLLHGYVVDFLDFYWKNWHFPAFNIADSAITLGAICLILDELLRVRRGR, encoded by the coding sequence ATGGCCAGCAAAGGCAGGGGCGCAGGCCGATCCAACATGAGCTTCAAGTCGGGCTCGGGCAGCTGGTTGCCCTGGCTGGCTTGGTCGCTGGTGGTGATCCTGGTCGACCAGTTCACCAAGGTGCTGGTGCTGGGTTATTACCAACTCGGTGACAGCCACCCGGTGACGAGCTTTTTCAACCTGGTGCGCGTGCACAACCACGGCGCGGCATTTTCGTTTCTGGCCAGCTCGGGCGGCTGGCAGCGCTGGTTGTTCACCGGTATTGGCATCGGTGCGGCGGTGTTGATCATCTGGCTGCTCAAGTCCCACCCCGGGCAAAAACTGTTTGCTTTTGCGCTGGCCAGCATTCTGGGTGGCGCACTGGGCAATGTCATTGACCGGCTGTTGCACGGTTATGTGGTCGATTTTCTGGACTTTTACTGGAAAAACTGGCATTTTCCGGCCTTCAACATCGCCGACAGTGCCATCACCCTGGGCGCGATTTGCCTGATCCTCGACGAGCTGCTGCGTGTGCGCCGTGGCCGCTGA